Proteins encoded in a region of the Pseudomonas denitrificans (nom. rej.) genome:
- the zipA gene encoding cell division protein ZipA: MDIGLREWLIVIGLIVIAGILFDGWRRMRGGKGKLRFKLDRQFANQPDDGDETNPELLGPSRVVEHREPELDEEDLPKLSAKESRGKRRGEPRQGDLNLDDPAPNLLGPLDEEDFPNPLDEVPAEKDKPKKDRKKDKERAAPAPAAPSAPQAPVDEVLIINVISRDENGFKGPALLQNILESGLRYGEMDIFHRHESMAGNGEVLFSMANAVKPGTFDLDNIDQFSTRAVSFFLGLPGPRHPKQAFDVMIAAARKLAQELNGELKDEQRSVMTAQTIEHYRQRIIDFERRALTQKR; this comes from the coding sequence ATGGATATCGGTCTGCGCGAATGGCTGATCGTCATTGGGCTTATCGTCATCGCCGGCATTCTGTTCGACGGTTGGCGTCGCATGCGGGGTGGCAAGGGCAAGTTGCGTTTCAAGCTGGATCGCCAGTTTGCCAACCAGCCCGATGACGGGGACGAAACCAACCCGGAACTGCTCGGGCCTTCCCGTGTAGTCGAGCACCGCGAGCCGGAGCTGGACGAGGAGGACCTGCCCAAGCTCAGCGCCAAGGAGTCGCGCGGCAAGCGTCGCGGGGAACCGCGCCAGGGTGACCTGAACCTAGACGACCCGGCGCCGAATCTGCTTGGCCCGCTGGACGAAGAGGATTTCCCCAATCCGCTGGACGAAGTGCCGGCAGAGAAGGACAAGCCGAAAAAGGACCGCAAGAAGGACAAGGAGCGTGCAGCTCCCGCGCCTGCTGCTCCGTCGGCGCCGCAGGCGCCGGTCGACGAAGTGCTGATCATCAACGTGATCAGCCGCGACGAGAACGGCTTCAAGGGCCCGGCGCTGCTGCAGAACATCCTCGAAAGCGGCCTGCGCTACGGCGAGATGGACATCTTCCATCGTCACGAGAGCATGGCCGGCAACGGTGAAGTGCTGTTCTCCATGGCCAATGCGGTCAAGCCGGGCACCTTCGATCTGGATAACATCGACCAGTTCAGCACCCGCGCGGTGAGCTTCTTCCTTGGCCTGCCGGGCCCGCGTCATCCCAAGCAGGCGTTCGATGTGATGATCGCCGCTGCCCGCAAGCTGGCCCAGGAACTCAATGGCGAGCTGAAGGACGAGCAGCGCAGCGTGATGACCGCGCAGACCATCGAGCATTACCGTCAGCGCATCATCGACTTCGAGCGACGCGCCCTGACCCAGAAGCGCTAA
- a CDS encoding efflux transporter outer membrane subunit — protein MRTSPLLVLGSIALLALGACSVGPDFQRPDDADAVDWSARRGDAPSQALNAPLEAQWWTLLGDPQLNDLQRRVAEANLDLREADARLQQSRAIRQALGGDAVPNVGADLGYQRKRNSEAGLSDPSGKAGKDNFNQLDGGFDLSWELDFWGRVRRELEAADANVQATEESRRDVLVSVLAETARNYLQLRTEQDLEAIIRGNLEIAQRSLELTRLRRADGVATELDVAEALTQVSSIEARLPDSQKRQARLINALGYLLGEAPGALQAELAQAKPVPQPPRGVPVGLPSELAQRRPDIRRAEAALHAATASIGVAKADFYPRISLNGSFGFQALQLSNFGDWNSRTFGIGPSLSLPIFEGGRLKGMLALREAQQQESAIAYRRTVLNAWREVDDALTDYAADQRRLASLDTAAEHGRTALTNAREQYKAGAVDFLNVLNAQRELLATEEQQVRSREAVATTLVLLYKSLGGGWQQSEESARNL, from the coding sequence GTGCGCACGTCCCCGCTCTTGGTGCTAGGGAGCATCGCCCTGCTCGCGCTCGGCGCCTGCAGCGTCGGCCCGGACTTCCAGCGCCCGGACGATGCCGACGCGGTGGACTGGTCCGCCCGGCGCGGCGACGCACCGAGCCAGGCTCTCAATGCGCCGCTGGAAGCGCAATGGTGGACGCTGCTGGGCGACCCGCAGCTCAACGACCTGCAACGCCGCGTGGCGGAAGCCAACCTCGACCTGCGCGAAGCCGACGCGCGCCTGCAGCAGAGCCGGGCGATCCGCCAGGCACTGGGCGGCGATGCCGTGCCCAACGTCGGCGCGGACCTGGGCTACCAGCGCAAGCGCAACAGCGAGGCCGGCCTGAGCGACCCGTCCGGCAAAGCCGGCAAGGACAACTTCAACCAACTCGACGGTGGCTTCGACCTGTCCTGGGAGCTGGACTTCTGGGGCCGTGTGCGCCGCGAGCTGGAAGCCGCCGACGCCAACGTCCAGGCCACCGAGGAAAGCCGTCGCGACGTGCTGGTCTCGGTGCTTGCCGAGACAGCACGCAACTACCTGCAACTGCGCACCGAACAGGACCTGGAAGCGATCATCCGCGGCAACCTGGAGATTGCCCAGCGCAGCCTGGAGCTGACCCGCCTGCGCCGCGCCGATGGCGTCGCCACCGAACTCGACGTGGCAGAAGCGTTGACCCAGGTCTCCAGCATCGAAGCGCGCCTGCCCGATAGCCAGAAGCGCCAGGCGCGACTGATCAACGCCCTGGGCTACCTACTCGGCGAAGCGCCCGGTGCGCTACAGGCGGAACTCGCCCAGGCCAAACCGGTGCCGCAACCGCCGCGTGGAGTACCGGTCGGCCTGCCGTCGGAACTGGCCCAACGACGCCCGGACATCCGCCGCGCCGAAGCCGCGCTGCATGCCGCCACCGCCAGCATCGGCGTGGCCAAGGCGGACTTCTACCCGCGCATCAGCCTCAACGGCAGCTTCGGCTTCCAGGCGCTGCAACTGTCGAATTTCGGCGACTGGAACAGCCGCACCTTCGGCATCGGTCCAAGCCTGTCGCTGCCGATCTTCGAAGGCGGCCGCCTGAAGGGCATGCTCGCCCTGCGCGAGGCGCAGCAGCAGGAATCGGCCATCGCCTACCGCCGCACCGTGCTCAACGCCTGGCGGGAAGTGGACGACGCACTGACCGACTACGCCGCCGACCAGCGTCGCCTGGCGAGCCTGGATACGGCCGCCGAGCATGGCCGCACCGCACTGACCAATGCCCGTGAGCAATACAAGGCCGGCGCGGTGGACTTCCTCAACGTGCTCAACGCCCAGCGCGAACTGCTGGCCACCGAGGAACAACAGGTGCGCAGCCGCGAAGCGGTGGCGACCACCCTGGTGCTGCTCTACAAGTCCCTCGGCGGTGGCTGGCAGCAGTCGGAGGAAAGCGCGCGGAATCTGTAG
- a CDS encoding MFS transporter, with the protein MTALAPISAASPQPAKPAAPVAQPFGLRIVVGMIGVLIASLSAGLNEKVTDLAMTDVRGALSIGHDEGTWLIALYSAAQVAAMAFAPWFSVTVSLRRFTLGAIACFALLALLCPFAPNVETLYLLRLLQGFAGGCMPPMLMTVALRFLPPGIKLYGLGAYALTATFAPNLGMPLAALWTEFVGWQWVFWQVIPLCAVALVAVAWGIPQDPLRLERLRQFDYLGLALGLPGILMLVMGLLQGERLDWFESDLISLLVIGGAGLLVAFFINEWTHPLPFYRLDILKRRNFTHSLITLAGVLVVLGACAGVPASYLASAHGYRPLQSAPMALLVALPQLISLPLVAALCNIPRVDCRWVLAIGISLCGLSAFGMSQLTSEWTRENFYWLLALQIIGQPMAIVPLLMSATSVVAPIEGPFASAWFNSVRGFSAALGSAVVSILMTWREHYHSNRLVDHLGNASQALGLRLEQLGGAENIGRLAGQVRGQAGVLAASDTLLAMSWLAAALLVLIPLMPLRVYPPRPVIPNQ; encoded by the coding sequence ATGACCGCGCTCGCCCCGATTTCCGCCGCCAGCCCACAACCAGCGAAGCCTGCCGCACCGGTTGCCCAGCCATTCGGCCTGCGCATCGTGGTCGGCATGATCGGCGTACTGATCGCCTCCCTCAGCGCCGGCCTCAACGAAAAAGTCACCGACCTGGCCATGACCGACGTGCGTGGCGCGCTGTCCATCGGCCACGACGAAGGCACGTGGCTGATCGCCCTGTACTCGGCGGCGCAGGTCGCCGCCATGGCCTTCGCGCCCTGGTTCTCGGTCACCGTGTCGCTGCGACGCTTCACCCTAGGCGCCATCGCCTGCTTCGCCCTGCTCGCGTTGCTCTGCCCCTTCGCGCCGAATGTCGAGACGCTCTACCTGCTGCGCCTGCTGCAGGGCTTCGCCGGCGGTTGCATGCCGCCGATGCTGATGACCGTGGCACTGCGCTTCCTGCCTCCTGGGATCAAGCTCTACGGCCTGGGCGCCTACGCGCTGACCGCGACCTTTGCGCCGAACCTCGGCATGCCGCTGGCGGCGCTGTGGACCGAGTTCGTCGGCTGGCAGTGGGTGTTCTGGCAGGTCATCCCGCTCTGCGCAGTGGCGCTGGTCGCAGTCGCCTGGGGCATCCCGCAGGATCCGTTGCGTCTGGAGCGCCTTCGCCAGTTCGATTACCTCGGCCTGGCCCTCGGCCTGCCGGGCATCCTGATGCTGGTGATGGGCCTGCTGCAGGGCGAGCGCCTGGACTGGTTCGAATCCGACCTGATCAGCCTGCTGGTGATCGGCGGCGCCGGGCTGCTGGTGGCCTTCTTCATCAACGAGTGGACGCACCCGCTGCCCTTCTACCGCCTGGACATCCTCAAGCGGCGCAACTTCACCCACTCGCTGATCACCCTGGCCGGCGTGCTGGTGGTGCTCGGTGCGTGCGCTGGCGTACCGGCGTCCTACCTCGCCTCGGCCCACGGTTATCGCCCGCTGCAATCGGCACCCATGGCACTGCTGGTGGCGTTGCCGCAGCTGATCTCGCTGCCGCTGGTGGCCGCGCTGTGCAACATCCCACGAGTCGACTGCCGCTGGGTGCTGGCGATCGGCATCAGCCTGTGTGGGCTGTCGGCCTTCGGCATGAGCCAGCTGACCAGCGAGTGGACGCGGGAGAATTTCTACTGGCTGCTGGCGCTGCAGATCATCGGCCAGCCGATGGCCATCGTGCCGCTGCTGATGTCCGCCACCAGCGTCGTCGCGCCCATCGAAGGGCCCTTCGCCTCGGCCTGGTTCAACAGCGTGCGCGGCTTCTCGGCGGCGCTTGGCAGCGCCGTGGTGTCGATCCTGATGACCTGGCGCGAGCACTACCACTCCAACCGCCTGGTCGACCATCTGGGCAATGCCTCGCAAGCCCTCGGCCTGCGCCTGGAACAACTGGGCGGCGCTGAGAACATAGGCCGCCTGGCCGGCCAGGTGCGCGGCCAGGCCGGCGTGCTCGCCGCCTCCGACACGCTGCTGGCGATGTCCTGGCTGGCCGCCGCCCTGCTCGTCCTGATTCCCCTGATGCCGCTGCGGGTCTACCCGCCGCGCCCTGTCATTCCTAATCAATGA
- the xdhC gene encoding xanthine dehydrogenase accessory protein XdhC, whose protein sequence is MNWISALADLQQRAEASVLVTIIEERGSTPRNAGSKMVVSAGKAYDTIGGGHLEFKAMQIARDMLLAREREPKLERFSLGASLGQCCGGATVLLFEPMGQPQAHIAVFGAGHVGRALVPLLASLPCKVRWIDSREAEFPGYIPEGVTRVINEEVIDEIDEMPAGSYFIVMTHNHALDLELTARILERNDFTYFGLIGSDTKRAKFEHRLRDRGFAADTVQRMRCPMGISEVKGKLPVEIAVSIAGEVIATYNATFGQETGKGENTVAKLLPTSRRARTAESGA, encoded by the coding sequence ATGAACTGGATCAGTGCCCTCGCCGACCTGCAACAGCGCGCCGAAGCCAGCGTGCTGGTGACCATCATCGAAGAGCGCGGCTCGACCCCGCGCAACGCCGGCTCGAAGATGGTCGTCAGCGCAGGCAAAGCCTACGACACCATCGGCGGCGGCCACCTCGAATTCAAGGCCATGCAGATCGCCCGCGACATGCTGCTGGCCCGCGAGCGCGAGCCAAAGCTTGAGCGCTTCAGCCTCGGCGCCAGCCTCGGCCAGTGCTGCGGCGGCGCCACCGTACTGCTGTTCGAACCCATGGGCCAACCCCAGGCGCACATCGCCGTGTTCGGCGCCGGCCACGTCGGCCGCGCGCTGGTACCGCTGCTCGCCAGCCTGCCGTGCAAGGTGCGCTGGATCGACTCGCGGGAGGCCGAGTTCCCCGGCTACATCCCCGAGGGCGTGACCCGCGTGATCAACGAAGAGGTGATCGATGAGATCGACGAAATGCCAGCCGGCAGCTACTTCATCGTCATGACCCACAACCACGCGCTGGACCTGGAGCTGACCGCCAGGATCCTCGAGCGCAACGACTTCACCTATTTCGGCCTGATCGGCTCCGACACCAAGCGCGCCAAGTTCGAACACCGCCTGCGCGACCGCGGCTTCGCCGCTGACACCGTGCAACGCATGCGCTGCCCCATGGGTATCAGCGAGGTGAAGGGCAAGCTGCCGGTGGAGATCGCCGTGTCCATCGCCGGCGAGGTGATCGCCACCTACAACGCCACCTTCGGTCAGGAGACCGGCAAAGGCGAGAACACCGTGGCCAAACTGTTACCCACCAGCCGCCGCGCACGCACGGCCGAAAGCGGCGCCTGA
- the xdhB gene encoding xanthine dehydrogenase molybdopterin binding subunit — MHKPQKSQEELTALFRADLTTGVGRSVKHESAPKHVSGEAIYIDDRLEFPNQLHVYARMSDRAHARITKLDVSPCYQFPGVAIAITKDDVPGQLDIGPVVAGDPLLADGKVEYVGQMVIAVAADSLETARKAAMAAIIEYEDLEPVLDVVEALRKKHFVLDSHQHKIGDSEGQLATAPNRIQGTLHIGGQEHFYLETQISSVMPTEDGGVIVYTSTQNPTEVQKLVAEVLGISFNKVVIDMRRMGGGFGGKETQAAAPACLCAVIARLTGRPAKMRLPRVEDMQMTGKRHPFYVEYDVGFEDDGLLHGINIELAGNCGYSPDLSGSIVDRAMFHSDNAYFLGNATVNGHRCKTNTASNTAYRGFGGPQGMVAIEEIMDAVARHLGKDPLEVRKRNYYGKDERNVTHYYQQVEHNLLQEMTEELEASAEYAKRRAEIREFNADSPVLKKGLSLTPVKFGISFTATFLNQAGALIHIYTDGSIHLNHGGTEMGQGLNTKVAQVVAEVFQVDIDRVQITATNTDKVPNTSPTAASSGADLNGKAAQNAAETLKQRLVEFAAKHWKVTEEDVEFRNNQVRVRDQILPFEELVQQAYFGQVSLSSTGFYRTPKIFYDRSQARGRPFYYFAYGVSCSEVIVDTLTGEYKMLRSDILHDVGASLNPAIDIGQVEGGFVQGMGWLTMEELVWNAKGKLMTNGPASYKIPAIADMPIDLRVKLVENRKNPEQTVFHSKAVGEPPFMLGISVFCAIKDAVASLADYRAQPQIDAPATPERVLWGVEQMRKLKLAQVEKAPAQVEPA, encoded by the coding sequence ATGCATAAGCCCCAGAAGAGCCAGGAAGAACTCACTGCGCTGTTCCGCGCCGATCTCACCACCGGCGTGGGCCGCAGCGTCAAGCACGAGAGCGCGCCCAAGCACGTCAGCGGCGAGGCGATCTACATCGACGACCGCCTGGAGTTCCCCAACCAGTTGCACGTCTATGCCCGCATGAGCGACCGCGCCCATGCGCGCATCACCAAGCTGGACGTCAGCCCCTGCTACCAGTTCCCCGGCGTCGCCATCGCCATCACCAAGGATGACGTTCCCGGCCAGCTGGACATCGGCCCGGTCGTCGCCGGTGACCCGCTGCTGGCGGATGGTAAGGTCGAGTACGTCGGCCAGATGGTCATCGCCGTCGCCGCCGACAGCCTGGAAACCGCACGCAAGGCCGCCATGGCCGCGATCATCGAGTACGAAGACCTGGAGCCGGTGCTCGACGTGGTCGAAGCGCTGCGCAAGAAGCACTTCGTGCTCGACAGCCACCAGCACAAGATCGGTGACTCGGAAGGCCAGCTCGCCACCGCGCCGAACCGCATCCAGGGCACCCTGCACATCGGCGGCCAGGAACACTTCTACCTGGAGACGCAGATTTCCTCGGTGATGCCCACCGAAGACGGCGGCGTGATCGTCTACACCTCGACGCAAAACCCCACCGAAGTGCAGAAGCTGGTCGCCGAAGTGCTGGGTATCTCCTTCAACAAGGTGGTCATCGACATGCGCCGCATGGGCGGCGGCTTCGGCGGCAAGGAAACCCAGGCTGCCGCACCGGCGTGCCTGTGCGCGGTGATCGCGCGCCTCACCGGTCGCCCGGCGAAGATGCGCCTGCCGCGCGTCGAAGACATGCAGATGACCGGCAAGCGCCACCCCTTCTACGTCGAATACGACGTGGGCTTCGAGGACGACGGCCTGCTGCACGGCATCAACATCGAGCTGGCCGGCAACTGCGGCTACTCGCCGGACCTCTCCGGGTCCATCGTTGACCGCGCGATGTTCCACTCCGACAACGCCTACTTCCTCGGCAACGCCACGGTGAACGGTCACCGCTGCAAGACCAACACCGCGTCGAACACCGCCTACCGCGGCTTCGGCGGCCCGCAGGGCATGGTCGCCATCGAGGAGATCATGGACGCGGTCGCGCGCCACCTCGGCAAGGACCCGCTGGAAGTGCGCAAGCGCAACTACTACGGCAAGGACGAGCGCAACGTCACCCACTACTACCAGCAGGTGGAACACAACCTGCTGCAGGAAATGACCGAGGAACTGGAGGCCAGCGCCGAGTACGCCAAGCGCCGCGCCGAAATCCGCGAGTTCAATGCCGACAGCCCGGTGCTGAAGAAAGGTCTGTCGCTGACCCCGGTGAAATTCGGCATCAGCTTCACCGCCACCTTCCTCAACCAGGCTGGCGCGCTGATCCACATCTACACCGACGGCAGCATCCACCTGAACCACGGCGGCACCGAGATGGGCCAGGGCCTGAACACCAAGGTCGCCCAGGTGGTGGCCGAGGTCTTCCAGGTCGACATCGATCGCGTGCAGATCACCGCCACCAACACCGACAAGGTGCCCAACACCTCGCCAACCGCCGCCTCGTCGGGCGCCGACCTGAACGGCAAGGCCGCGCAGAACGCCGCCGAGACCCTCAAGCAGCGTCTGGTGGAGTTCGCCGCCAAGCACTGGAAAGTGACCGAGGAAGACGTCGAGTTCCGCAACAACCAGGTGCGTGTGCGCGACCAGATCCTGCCCTTCGAGGAGCTCGTGCAACAGGCCTACTTCGGCCAGGTCTCACTCTCCTCCACCGGTTTCTACCGCACGCCGAAGATCTTCTACGACCGCAGCCAGGCGCGCGGCCGGCCGTTCTACTACTTCGCCTACGGCGTGTCCTGCTCGGAAGTGATCGTCGACACCCTCACCGGCGAGTACAAGATGCTGCGCAGCGACATCCTCCACGATGTCGGCGCCTCGCTGAACCCGGCCATCGACATCGGCCAGGTGGAAGGCGGCTTCGTCCAGGGCATGGGCTGGCTGACCATGGAAGAGCTGGTCTGGAACGCCAAGGGCAAGCTGATGACCAACGGCCCGGCGAGCTACAAGATCCCGGCCATCGCCGACATGCCCATCGACCTGCGGGTGAAGCTGGTGGAAAACCGCAAGAACCCGGAGCAGACGGTGTTCCACTCCAAGGCCGTCGGCGAGCCGCCGTTCATGCTCGGCATCTCGGTGTTCTGCGCGATCAAGGACGCCGTGGCCAGCCTCGCCGACTACCGCGCCCAGCCGCAGATCGATGCCCCGGCCACCCCTGAGCGCGTGCTCTGGGGCGTGGAGCAGATGCGCAAGCTGAAGCTGGCCCAGGTCGAGAAGGCACCGGCTCAGGTCGAGCCGGCGTGA
- a CDS encoding LysR family transcriptional regulator: MALPDLNLLVALNILLEEGSVVGAARRMHLSPPAMSRTLSRIREAVGDPIMVRAGRNLVPTPRALQLREEVSDLVEHAMRLFNAKENLRMDQLERCFVLRSNNVLVGGFASRMLAVMKEEAPRCSLRIAPEADFDDEALRQNRIDLYIGGASTLEPEIRTQTLFTTNFVGLARRDHPIFDDEITAERFASFPQISVSRRGKSRGPIDEELANLGLQREIRLTAPTFHSSIFALLESDLVLPIPEHSLWRLDRLGFALRQFDIPLPLKSVVIIQAWHPRFDNDPAHSWLRQTVKRVCIELRESSGLLS, from the coding sequence ATGGCCTTGCCCGATCTCAACCTGCTGGTCGCCCTCAATATCCTGCTGGAAGAAGGCAGCGTGGTCGGCGCCGCGCGGCGCATGCACCTCAGCCCGCCAGCAATGAGCCGCACCCTGTCGCGCATCCGCGAGGCGGTGGGCGACCCGATCATGGTTCGCGCCGGGCGCAACCTGGTGCCGACGCCCCGTGCGCTGCAACTGCGCGAGGAAGTCAGCGACCTGGTGGAACACGCCATGCGCCTGTTCAACGCCAAGGAAAACCTGCGCATGGACCAGCTCGAACGCTGCTTCGTGCTGCGCTCCAACAACGTGCTGGTGGGCGGTTTCGCCTCGCGCATGCTGGCGGTGATGAAGGAAGAAGCGCCGCGCTGCAGCCTGCGCATCGCCCCGGAGGCCGACTTCGACGACGAAGCCCTGCGGCAGAACCGCATCGACCTGTACATCGGCGGCGCTTCCACGCTGGAACCGGAAATCCGCACGCAGACCCTGTTCACCACCAATTTCGTCGGCCTGGCGCGGCGCGACCATCCGATCTTCGACGACGAGATCACCGCCGAGCGCTTCGCCTCGTTTCCTCAGATCAGTGTGTCGCGGCGCGGCAAATCCCGTGGGCCGATCGACGAGGAACTCGCCAACCTGGGCCTGCAGCGGGAAATCCGCCTCACCGCGCCGACCTTTCACTCTTCGATCTTCGCGCTGCTGGAGTCCGACCTGGTGCTGCCCATTCCGGAGCACTCGCTATGGCGCCTGGACCGCCTGGGCTTCGCCCTGCGCCAGTTCGACATTCCGCTGCCGCTCAAATCGGTGGTGATCATCCAGGCCTGGCACCCGCGCTTCGACAATGACCCGGCGCACAGTTGGCTGCGGCAAACAGTGAAGCGCGTCTGCATCGAATTGCGCGAGAGCTCCGGTCTGCTGAGCTGA
- a CDS encoding alkane 1-monooxygenase, whose protein sequence is MFALFLSPAWMLRLKKAGYWIWLVPVFGIPVSYWWSYGSDYPNAWAWLVITVVFGVIPLLDFVVGRDPANPDEVEDVPPMEREGYYRFLSLLTVPLLLGMLVYGGWVLATYDAWNWVGQLGWILSVGTVMGAIGITVSHELIHKDPELEQNAGGLLLAAVCYAGFKVEHVRGHHVHVSTPEDASSSRYGQSLYAFLPHAYKHNFLNAWRLETERLKRKGLPALHWRNELIWWYVISALFLVGFSVAFGWIGAVYFIGQSVMAFTLLEIVNYVEHYGLHRRRLETGRYERTTHEHSWNSNFLLTNLFLFHLQRHSDHHANAKRRYQVLRHFDESPQLPNGYAGMIVLALFPPLWRAVMDRRVRAYYAGEEYQLSATQQA, encoded by the coding sequence ATGTTCGCTTTGTTCCTTTCCCCTGCCTGGATGTTGCGTCTTAAGAAAGCCGGCTACTGGATCTGGCTGGTTCCCGTCTTCGGCATTCCCGTCAGCTATTGGTGGTCCTACGGCAGCGACTATCCCAATGCCTGGGCGTGGCTGGTCATCACCGTAGTGTTCGGGGTCATCCCGCTGCTGGACTTCGTGGTCGGCCGCGATCCGGCCAATCCCGACGAGGTGGAGGATGTCCCGCCCATGGAGCGCGAGGGCTACTACCGCTTCCTCAGTTTGCTGACCGTGCCGCTGCTGCTGGGCATGCTGGTCTACGGCGGCTGGGTACTGGCCACTTATGACGCCTGGAACTGGGTCGGCCAGCTCGGCTGGATACTTTCCGTCGGCACCGTGATGGGCGCCATCGGCATCACCGTTTCCCACGAACTGATCCACAAGGACCCGGAGCTGGAGCAGAACGCCGGCGGCCTGCTGCTGGCGGCGGTGTGCTACGCGGGCTTCAAGGTGGAACACGTGCGCGGCCACCACGTGCATGTCTCCACGCCGGAAGACGCCTCCTCCTCGCGCTACGGACAGAGCCTGTATGCCTTCCTGCCACACGCCTACAAGCACAACTTCCTCAACGCCTGGCGGCTTGAGACCGAACGCCTCAAGCGCAAGGGCCTGCCGGCGCTGCACTGGCGCAACGAGCTGATCTGGTGGTACGTGATCAGCGCGCTGTTCCTGGTCGGCTTCAGCGTCGCCTTTGGCTGGATCGGCGCGGTGTACTTCATCGGCCAGTCGGTGATGGCCTTCACCCTGCTGGAGATCGTCAACTACGTCGAGCATTACGGCCTGCACCGCCGTCGCCTGGAAACCGGGCGCTACGAGCGGACCACCCACGAGCATTCCTGGAACAGCAACTTCCTGCTGACCAACCTGTTCCTCTTCCACCTGCAGCGCCACTCCGACCACCACGCCAACGCCAAGCGTCGCTACCAGGTGCTGCGGCACTTCGACGAGAGCCCGCAACTGCCCAACGGTTACGCCGGGATGATCGTCCTCGCGCTGTTCCCGCCGCTCTGGCGCGCAGTGATGGACCGCCGCGTGCGCGCCTATTACGCCGGCGAGGAATACCAGCTGAGCGCTACCCAGCAGGCCTGA
- a CDS encoding universal stress protein, which yields MFKRILLAIDGAAQSPRIIATAGELARCNGAQVHVVCAVDRAFAMPREDALEYPPAEQEQHEAQALVDEAVAQLQSGDASGAVVAGDPARAILREAERLACDLIVIGHRHLGRIERLLDPSVGQRVIERAPCPVLVEVRE from the coding sequence ATGTTCAAACGGATTCTGCTGGCTATCGACGGCGCGGCGCAGTCGCCACGCATCATCGCGACCGCCGGCGAGCTGGCGCGCTGCAACGGGGCCCAGGTGCATGTGGTCTGCGCCGTGGATCGCGCCTTTGCCATGCCGCGAGAGGACGCCCTGGAGTACCCGCCGGCCGAGCAGGAACAGCACGAGGCGCAGGCGCTGGTGGACGAGGCGGTGGCGCAGTTGCAGTCCGGCGATGCTTCGGGCGCTGTGGTGGCAGGTGATCCGGCGCGGGCGATCCTGCGCGAGGCGGAACGGTTGGCGTGCGACCTGATCGTGATCGGCCACCGGCACCTGGGGCGTATCGAACGGCTGCTGGACCCCTCGGTGGGGCAGCGGGTGATCGAGCGGGCGCCATGTCCGGTGCTGGTCGAAGTGCGGGAGTAG
- a CDS encoding HlyD family secretion protein, translating to MSQLSSRRGSLALVAVLLLALVVYLLLRLLGPSREQSTDDAYIHADFTLVAPKVAGFIEQVLVEDNQSVKAGQVLARIDARDYRAALEAAEADVLAAEARHHHVAADLERQQAVIAQSAAQVQADQAALTFAAQELNRYQHLATQGAGTLQNAQQARSRVDSAKAVLDKDKAAALAARKQLDVLLAQQAEALGALKRGQAQLQQAQLNLSYTEIRAPFDGMVGRRAVRVGAYTTPGNALLAVVPLQNAYVVGNFQETQLTEVQPGQRVEISIDTFPGEKLRGHVDSIAPATGLSFAPIAPDNATGNFTKIVQRIPVKIVLDADQPLRGKLRVGMSVIARIDTGKHTKAEQKVAVQ from the coding sequence ATGTCGCAACTGAGCTCCCGTCGCGGCAGTCTGGCCCTGGTTGCCGTGCTGCTTCTCGCCCTCGTCGTCTACCTGCTGCTGCGCCTGCTGGGTCCCAGCCGCGAGCAGAGCACCGACGACGCTTACATCCATGCCGACTTCACCCTGGTCGCGCCGAAAGTCGCCGGCTTCATCGAGCAAGTGCTGGTGGAAGACAACCAGTCGGTGAAGGCCGGGCAGGTCCTGGCACGCATCGATGCACGCGACTACCGCGCCGCGCTGGAAGCCGCCGAGGCCGACGTGCTGGCCGCCGAGGCGCGTCATCACCACGTCGCCGCCGACCTCGAACGCCAGCAGGCGGTGATCGCCCAGAGCGCCGCCCAGGTGCAGGCTGATCAGGCCGCACTGACCTTTGCCGCGCAGGAACTGAACCGCTACCAGCACCTCGCGACCCAGGGCGCCGGCACGCTGCAGAATGCCCAGCAGGCGCGCTCGCGCGTCGACTCGGCGAAGGCCGTGCTGGACAAGGACAAGGCTGCCGCCCTCGCCGCCCGCAAGCAGCTCGACGTGCTGCTCGCCCAGCAGGCCGAGGCCCTCGGCGCACTGAAGCGTGGCCAGGCGCAACTGCAGCAGGCGCAGCTCAACCTGTCGTACACCGAGATCCGCGCACCCTTCGACGGCATGGTCGGCCGCCGCGCCGTGCGCGTCGGCGCCTACACCACGCCGGGCAATGCGCTGCTTGCGGTGGTGCCGCTGCAGAACGCCTATGTGGTCGGCAACTTCCAGGAAACCCAGCTGACCGAAGTGCAGCCCGGACAGCGTGTCGAGATCAGCATCGACACCTTCCCCGGCGAGAAGCTGCGCGGCCACGTCGACAGCATCGCCCCGGCCACCGGCCTGAGCTTTGCGCCCATCGCCCCGGACAACGCCACCGGCAACTTCACCAAGATCGTCCAGCGCATCCCGGTGAAGATCGTCCTCGACGCCGACCAGCCGCTGCGCGGCAAGCTGCGCGTGGGCATGTCGGTGATCGCGCGCATCGACACCGGCAAGCACACCAAGGCCGAGCAGAAGGTAGCCGTACAATGA